Below is a genomic region from Pedosphaera parvula Ellin514.
ATACTGAAACCGCCATGTTATCGCTCGAACAAACCTTGTGGCATGCAGCTTGGAACGGCGACCTCATGCTCATCAAGCAGAGCCTTGAAGCTGGCGCACAGATCAATCTGCCCAGCATTAACAAGGCAAGGCCCTTTGAAGCCGCTGCCTACAATGGGCAAGCAGGCGCTTGCGTGCTCCTTCTCGACGTTGGGGCTGATCCAAACGCCTTTGCCGAAGCTACCGGCGAGTCAGTGTTGCATCAGGTCATCACTAAAAGCAGCAACCTGCGCCGCACTCAAATCGTGAAAGCGCTCATTGCGGCAGGGGCGGATGTGACCCGCAGGACAAGCCCGCAGGTTCGCACTTTTTGTTTTGCTCGTGACGTTCGCACGCGTGGCGAAATGCCACTTCACCGTGCTGCCGCTTATGGTGACGCAGAAATGATCGAGTCATGGATTCGAGCCGGAGCAGACAAGAGTGCAAAGGACATCCACGGCGAGTCTGCGCTGACTTGGGCGAGTTGGCACTTACGCGATCATGCAATTTTGAAACTTTTACTTTATGTTGAGTTTGAAGGATCAATTCCATAGTCCAACGGCAAAGCCCAACCAAGCGTTTAATCTGGGGTGTTCCACACGAACTGCCGCTCCGTTCCGTGTTGTTTGGATGATCTGGTTGGTTGCGCTGGGCGTTGCCTTTAGTAACTTCAAGGCTATCGCCTACACCGCTACGGACGCACAGACGATGGTCACGTCGTTTAACAACGCGTTCTATTTCACTACGAATGGGAATCTCGGTTACTTTCGCAACACCACCGACGGCGGGACAACATGGTTCTGGGGACGCGCGAACCAAATGGAGATGCTGATTGATCTCTACGAGCAGTCAAGCAACACGGTTTACCTCACGCAATTCCAGCAACTCTACAACGGCTTCGTCTCCGACTACGGCACGGACTGGATTTGGAATGAGTTCAACGACGACATTATGTGGATGGTGATCGCGTGTTCGCGGGCGTACCAATACACCGCCAACACGACGTATCGCGACGTGGCCAGGAGCAATTTTGATTCGTGCTACGCACGAGCGTGGTCGAGCGATCTCGGAGGCGGGCTGTGGTGGAAGTCGCCGTTGAACACGTCGAAGAATGCGTGCGTGAATGGTCCGGCGGCCATCGCTTCGTATCTGATTTACCAAAACTACGGCGACACAAATTATCTCGCGAAGTCGGAAACCATTTATCAATGGGAGCGCGCGACGCTGGTGGACACGAACACGGGGCGCGTGTACGACAGTATCAATATTTCCGGGACGAAGGACATGACGCCGATCACCTACAACGAAGGCACGTTCATCGGCGCGGCGAATTTCCTCGGCTATACCAACGATGCAATTCTCGCGGCGAATTACACAAAAAACAGCATGGGCACGGGCGGGCAGTTGCCGAATTACGAGGAGGATAGCGATCTTGGCGGCTTCAACGGCATCTTTATCCGCTGGATGGTGAAGTTCATGAACCAGCGCGGCCTGCAAAGCTCGTATCAACTTTGGTTGCAGCAAAACGCCAATGCTGCATGGAATGTGCGTCGCTCGTCCGACAATCTGTCCTGGTCCAAGTGGTGGGATCAAACTCCTGATGACGCGCGCTTTTCGTTCGGCTGTTGGGGCTCTGTTCTCATAGTTAATCTCGTGCCGCCGACACAGAATCCCGGTGGTTCGGTTGTATTTCTGAATGCCAGCGATGCCGCGAACACGAGTAGTTTTGAAAGTGGCTTGAACTGGGCGGGAGGGGCGGCCCCGTTATGGACGACGCATTACGTCGTGGCGGGCAGTCATACGTTGCGCACTCCGCAGGACCCCGCGCATCACACGTTTGCGGGCAGCTCGCTG
It encodes:
- a CDS encoding glycoside hydrolase family 76 protein: MIWLVALGVAFSNFKAIAYTATDAQTMVTSFNNAFYFTTNGNLGYFRNTTDGGTTWFWGRANQMEMLIDLYEQSSNTVYLTQFQQLYNGFVSDYGTDWIWNEFNDDIMWMVIACSRAYQYTANTTYRDVARSNFDSCYARAWSSDLGGGLWWKSPLNTSKNACVNGPAAIASYLIYQNYGDTNYLAKSETIYQWERATLVDTNTGRVYDSINISGTKDMTPITYNEGTFIGAANFLGYTNDAILAANYTKNSMGTGGQLPNYEEDSDLGGFNGIFIRWMVKFMNQRGLQSSYQLWLQQNANAAWNVRRSSDNLSWSKWWDQTPDDARFSFGCWGSVLIVNLVPPTQNPGGSVVFLNASDAANTSSFESGLNWAGGAAPLWTTHYVVAGSHTLRTPQDPAHHTFAGSSLTLSNGGVLAFKNTSGSRYVSIGTDLFLDGGEVANWAGNSALLGGKVTLQSGRREN
- a CDS encoding ankyrin repeat domain-containing protein, whose amino-acid sequence is MLSLEQTLWHAAWNGDLMLIKQSLEAGAQINLPSINKARPFEAAAYNGQAGACVLLLDVGADPNAFAEATGESVLHQVITKSSNLRRTQIVKALIAAGADVTRRTSPQVRTFCFARDVRTRGEMPLHRAAAYGDAEMIESWIRAGADKSAKDIHGESALTWASWHLRDHAILKLLLYVEFEGSIP